From the genome of Adhaeribacter pallidiroseus:
TGGGGGGGGAATTTGGTCGAACTAACTACTCGCAAGGCAAGTTAACCCCCGAAAACTACGGTCGCGATCATCACCCGCGCTGCTTTACAATTTATATGGCCGGAGCCGGTATTAAGAAAGGCTTTTCGTACGGCGAAACCGATGAATTTGGCTACAACATCATCAAGAACCCGGTGCACGTGCACGACTTTCAAGCCACGGTGCTGCATCTGCTAGGTATCGATCACGAGCAATTAATTTTTAAAAATCAAGGCCGCCGCTACCGTTTAACGGATGTGGCTGGTAAAGTAGTGAAAGATGTGTTAGCATAACGTCAAAACACTTAAATATTTAAAAATAGGAGTAGTTACAGCTTTTTATCAAAACGGCCATCGGTTACTTTAATGGTGTCGCAGCCAGGTTTGGCTAAGGTAAATTCAAACTTCCCCGAGATAATACGTTGATTTAAGTCTAACTTCGTGATGGTCAGTGTACCTGAGGAGTAAGTATTTATACTATCTCTACTAGCGTACTCACAACCTGTTTTATGATCAGTATAGGAAACTCCACTGCTTCGTTTGTTGCTGAAAGAATAGGTACCCGAAGTAGATAAATGAAAAGCATATAAAATTAAGTATTGATTTTTGCCACTTTTATCCGGGTAGCGGTAGGTTCTTAAGTCAAAAGTTCCCCCGTCGAAAGTAGGATCAAAAGAAACATCATAGTTAGAAGTGCCATTGTTGCCCTTAGGAGTCCAAGCTTTGCCATTGAGCAAACAGCCAAAGGTGTTGGCCCCAGTTTGCGTAGCGGGGGCAGTTGTTCAATCGGTTCGGGATGGTCTTTCTTTTTGCATTGCCCCAAAATCATCATTAAAAAAATCCAAATAATTAATTTAAAATGCTGCTTGCTCATTATAGACTGATGTATAAGGGCGAATGCTTCCCAAAATTTAAAAAATTACCTACAAACCCATTAAAACTGAAAAGTATACCTGCTTTCCGGATTATCTAGTTTCGTGCTTAGCCGTTTGTTCCCAACCGTTACGTGAACCATGTTTTGCTGCAGCGGGTGGGCATCAAACAAAATTGCATCTTCAATATCCAAGCGCTTGAGCAGGGTGGTTTGCGGTGCTTCTAAATAACACCAGGCGGCTTCTTCTTCAATCTCAAAACCTAAGTATTTTAGTTTCACCAATTTTCCGTTCACCCGAATTTGCAAACGTTCTTGTAAATAGCTGGCAATCAGTTCGTTTACCTGCCTGGGATTTTCGGGCTTTAAGATATTTACTTTTACTTTATACTTCTTTTCGAGAGTCTTCTCCAAGTCGTCAAAAAAAATCCGGCTGCTAACTTCCAGGTTTTTAGTTTTTTCATTTTGACGTATTTCCGTAATGCTTACAAAAAAGGGGTGCAGCCCGGAACTTACATGTAACAACAAAATAATAATAAAAGATAACATAGCGTTTTCAGCCGGAAATTACCGGCGTTCTCTTTAATTTAACGCCAAAATACGAAAAGAAATTCATGACGGACTTTTCCTTGTACTTTCAGTTGGGTTGGGAACATATTCTGGATTGGCAAGGCTACGATCATATTTTGTTTGTTTGTGCCTTGTGTGGCATTTACAGCTGGCACAATTGGCGCTCGGTTTTAATGCTAGTAACGGCTTTTACCTTGGGGCATTCGGTAACTTTAGCACTTAGTGTTCTTCATTTTTTTAAAATTTCTTCTTCTTGGATCGAATTTTTGATTCCGGTTTCCATCGTGATTACCTGCCTTACTAATATTTTAAAAAAACACAATTGGGGTAAGTTTGTTCGGGTACCATACGTGTTAGCTATGTTGTTTGGCTTTATTCATGGCTTAGGCTTTTCTAACTACTTGAAAAGCCTTTTAGGGCGTGATTCCAATATTGTAGCGGAATTATTTAGTTTTAACCTCGGTTTAGAAGGGGGACAGTTCCTAATTGTATTAGTTATTCTGTTTTTATCTTTTATTTTTACCGAAATCTTGAAGGCACCCCAGCGGGAGTGGAATTTGTTCTTGTCATCGGCTATTTTTGGTATTAGCTTTATGATGGCCCTGGAACGGCTAGCTGCTTTAATTAATTAATTTAAAAATTTTAATGAAACACTTTTTTTTAGCTTTACTTTTTACCGGCAGCCTCAGTACTGCATCCTGGGCACAAATAAAAAATAATCCGGAATCAAATCACGGTAATAAATTTGAACAACTCGGTACCATTATCCAGGATCCCAATATGTACCGTTCCGCCTCGGGAGCACCCGGCCCTCGGTATTGGCAGCAACGCGCCGATTACGACATAGACGTAGAACTCGATGACCAAAAGCAACGCATTGCGGGTTCGGAAACCGTAACGTACTACAACAACTCGCCCGATCCCTTATCTTACATTTGGCTGCAACTCGACGAAAACGAACATAATCCCAAGAGCGACAATCAAAAGTTCGACGAAAGCTCCATGAAGGAAAAAATGTCGATCGCGGATGTGCAGGCCATTATGGGGCATAATCAGGATTTGGGCGTTAAAATTGAAAAACTCACCGATGGTAGCGGCAAAGCGCTGAAGTATACCATTAACCAAACCATGTTGCGCATGGAACTGCCCAAAACGCTGAAGCCTGGCGAACGGTTTAAATTTAAAGTAAACTGGAACTACAACATCTCGGACCGGATGACCATTGCCGGCCGGGGTGGTTACGAGTATTTTGCCGAAGATGGCAATTATTTATACACTATTTCGCAGTGGTACCCGCGCTTAGCTGTGTATTCCGATTTTCAGGGTTGGCAAAATAAGCAGTTTACCGGCCGGGGGGAGTTTGCCTTAACTTTTGGAAACTTTAAAGTAAATATTACGACCCCCGCCGACCACGTGGTGGGCGCTACCGGCGAATGCCAGAACTACAGCAAAATGTTAACCTCGGCGCAATTAAAGCGTTGGAACCAATCCAAGAATGCTACTTCGCCCGTGGAAATTGTAACCCTGGACGAAGTAAAAGACATGATGAAAGTTAAGTCCACGAAGAAGAAAACCTGGACTTACGTGGCTACCAACGTGCGTGATTTTGCCTTTGTCTCGTCGCGCCGGATTGTGTGGGATGCCATGGGCACCAACGTAGAAGGCAAAAAAGTAATGGCCATGTCGTACTACGGACCAGAAGCGTATCCTTTGTATAACCGCTATTCTACCAAAGTGGTAGCGCATACTTTAAAATCATATTCTAAACACAGCATTGCGTACCCTTACCCGGTGGCTATTTCGGTGGAAGCGGCAAATGGCATGGAATACCCCATGATTTGCTTTAACTACGGTCGCGCCGAGAAAGACGGTACGTACTCCGAAGCAACCAAATACGGCATGATCGGTGTAATTATTCACGAGGTAGGTCATAACTTTTTCCCGATGATTGTAAACTCCGACGAACGGCAATGGACCTGGATGGACGAAGGATTAAATACTTTTTTGCAGTATTTAGCGGAGCAAGAGTGGGATAATAATTATCCGTCGCAGCGCGGACCGGCGCACAAAATTGTAGATTATATGCGTTTGCCGAAAGACCAGTTAGAACCTATTATGACTAACTCGGAAAATATTGTGCGGTTTGGGCCAAACGCCTACGCAAAACCCGCTACGGCTTTAAATGTTTTGCGCGAAACCATAATGGGCCGCGAATTATTTGATTATGCCTTTAAACAATACGCTAAACGTTGGGCTTTTAAACATCCCACTCCCGCCGACTTATTCCGGACCATGGAAGACGCCTCAGCTGTGGATTTAGATTGGTTCTGGCGCGGTTGGTTCTTTGGCATTGACCCGGTGGATATTGCTATTTCGGATGTGAAGTATTACCGCCTCGACACTAAAAATCCGGAAGTAGAAAACCTGGAAGCCAAAGCCGCCCGAGAGCGCACCGAATACAACATCGGACGGGAGCGCAACCGGCAGGAGGGAACCAAGTTTGCCGTAGAACAGGATACTTCTTTACAGGATTTTTATAATAAATGGGATCGCTTTGCGGTAACGCCGGCCACCCGGTCCGCTTTTAACGAGTATTATGCGGGCTTAACTCCCGAAGAAAAAGCTTTGTACGATACTAAAACCAACTTCTACGAAGTAGATTTTGCTAACGTAGGCGGACTTGTTGCCCCACTAATTCTGGAGTGGACGTACGTGGATGGTACGAAAGAAATCGAGCGGATTTCGCCGTATATCTGGCGGAAAAATGAAAACAAAATCACGAAAGTTTTTGCCAAAGCCAAAGAGGTAAAAAGTATCAAGTTGGATCCGTTCCGCGAGACGGCCGATATTGAAGAAAATAATAATTCCTGGCCGACGGAGTATGCCCCTTCTAAGTTTGAATTATTTAAACAGAAAACAGCTCCGCGTGGGTCCTCAACGGGGGCTAATCCCATGCAGCAAAATCGGCAAAGCCCCAATCAGGTAAAACAATAAGTGATTTTTTAAAAAATTAAACTTCCTCCCGAATACCTTATATTCCGGGAGGAAGTTTTTGTTTTATAAGCCTTTTAAAGCTTTAAGATTGAAGCTGGATACTTTACATTAATACACCACTTTCAACCCAATGATAGAGCCGATTAATTAAAAAATAAACAAAAGCCGAGGCAGATTGGCTGGTTCGTGAAAAAGAATGCCGATACTCACGGTTCCTTCAGGCCAGTTCCGGTCCAAATGGCATAAGCAGTTCTCATGGGTGTAGTTTGGATGGCTTTATTCAATACCAAAAAGCTCATGGTTATACAAATAAATAAGCCAGCGGCCCAAAGATAATTCGGAAAATTGTTAGATAATTTTAAACAAGTGGTAAAACCTACTTCGAACAAACCAGCAAAAAATAAGAATCAACCAGATCACTTGTGTTTAGAAAATGCCTGGTAAAATAAGCGAATATTTACGTTAACGTGGTTTCCTGAGGCAATGACTTACTAAAGTAAAGCATTACAACTCCATTAGAATAAACCTGGTGTTTGCTTAATTTTAAATTTTCCTGGTTTTGCCCATTCGGGAACAAGGCAATGCCCTCACCCAGAATTATGGGAATAAACGCCAGAATGTATTCGTCAATTAAACCGGCATTGTGTAATAACGTAATTATTTCACCACCTCCAAGGAGCCAGATATCTTGTCCTTTTTGGTAGAGTAACTCCTGCGTAAAAGTAACTGGGTCTGGGTTTACCACTTGCGCTTCCGGAATAACTGTTTTCATATGGTCGCGGGTAAATACAAATGATTTCTTATCCGGCTAAGGCCATTCGCCGAAACCCACACAAACTTCGTAGGTTTTGTAGCCCATTAGCAACGTATCCACGGTGGCTAGAAAATTCTGGTAACCGTAGCCTTCTCCCGCATTAGGGTCGGGCAGCCAATCAATAGCGCCATCTTTCCGGGCAATTTTGTTATCCAGAGAGGCCGCACTATAAAGCTTTAGTTTTCGCATAATTAAATTTTTTAATAACCTACGTGTATGCATCTAAGTTACTAGGTATCCGGCCAAATGGAAAGATGCGGTATCTACGAGTGCTTGTATTGGCTCGGCTGCATTAAAAACAAAAGGAGAGTTTTTTAAATCAAGCAAAATTTTCTGTTACTATGACCTGGTAATTAACCCTAAAAAAAGGTAAAATCTAAAAAAATTAATCTTTTTTGGGGAACAAATGATAGTTTTACCATCTGAATAGAAGAGTAAATAATAAATGTAGGTGTTTCTTGTTAATAAAATTTAAAGAATGAATTACCTTTTTATTAATGGGGATGCATACTTGCTGATAATTTGCAGTGAAGGAGCAAATGAAGGTGCTAGTAGTCGAAAAAATCTACATATCTGTTTTGTTTCGGAGCACAAGCTGCTTTTTTTAAATTTATCTGAATCCTTCTGTTTGGATTAGCGAAGAATAAGAATAATGAGCGTAACGCAGCGTATTTTAGTTACCGGAAGTGCGGGTTTTATTGGTCACCATCTGTTGCTAGCATTGGCAAAGCTGCCTTACCTGGTTTATGGCCTGGATTCGGTAAACAATTACTACGATCCCGAGTTAAAAACGGGCCGTTTAAAGGTGCAAGGATTTGAATCGAATAATGTTCCGGAAAACACGGTAGTTGCCAGCCAACAATATGCTAACGTATTTTTTACGAAGCTCGATTTGATTGATGCTCCTGCTTTAAGTAAATTATTTGAAGAACAAAATTTTGACATTGTCATAAATCTGGCGGCCCAAGCCGGAGTACGCCATAGCATGGAAGACCCGCAATCGTACGTGGCCAGTAATTTAGTAGGGTTTGCCAATTTACTCGAATGTTGCCGACGCTTTAAAATCAAGCATTTATTGTTTGCTTCTTCCAGTAGCGTATACGGGAATAACTCCCAAATTCCGTTTGCTACTACGCATGCCACCGATACCCCCGTTTCTTTTTACGCCGCTACTAAAAAGGCCAACGAAGTAATGGCCCATAGTTACGCCCACCTTTACCAAATTCCTACTACCGGTTTGCGTTTTTTTACGGTATACGGTCCCTGGGGCCGACCGGATATGGCTTATTACTCCTTTACGAAAGCCATTATGGCCGAAACTCCCATTAAAATTTACAATCACGGGAATATGCTCCGCGACTTTACTTATGTCGATGACGTGGTGCAAAGTATAATCCGGTTAATTTCGTTAGCGCCGGCGCTAAGTTCCTCTCCGGGGGCGCCTTTTAAGATACTAAACATTGGTAACAGCAAGCCGGAACAATTACTTGAACTCATTTCTTTACTCGAAAAATTGCTTCAGAAAAAAGCCATTCTGGACCTGCAACCCATGCCTCCCGGCGATGTACCAACCACTTATGCCGATGTTAGCGAACTGGAAGCATTAACGAACTTCCGGCCTAATACTTCTCTGGAAGCTGGCCTAATTGAGTTTATAAGTTGGTATACCCGTTACTCCGAAAATAATTATCTGCCAGTGCGGTAAAAATTAATACGTATCTTTACGTAAGGAATAAATACCGCTATCATTGAATTTAGCACCCTATGACCTTAATTGCTCCTTTAAAAAAATTGCTTTCCTTAACAATTATAGTTCCGGTTTATAACGAAGAAGAATGCTTGGTGCGTTTTTGCGATGCCATGGATCCTTTTTTGCAACAATCGCCGATGCCCACCCAGGTTCTTTTTGTGAACGACGGTTCCCGGGATAACAGTTTGCAGGAGATTAAAAAGATTTGTAAAAATAAAGAAGCTTATAATTTTATCTCCCTGGACAAGAATTATGGGCTAAGCACGGCTTTTAAAGCCGGCATTGATCATGCGCAATCTACTTATATCGGGTATATTGATTCGGATTTGCAAACGTCGCCGCTCGATTTTTTAAAATTTTTCCCCTTTTTAGCGGAATACCAGATGGTTAACGGCATTCGCCAAAAAAGGAAAGATACTTTTGTGAAAAAGATTTCTTCTAAAATTGCGAATAGCTTCCGGCGCCGGATGATTCAGGATGGAATAGCCGATACGGGTTGTCCTTTAAAAATTATGGATGCCACGTACGCCAAAAATGTACCTTTTTTTACGGGGATGCACCGCTTTTTACCGGCCTTGTTTCAGTTGCAGGGTGGCCGGGTAAAGCAAGTGCCGGTGCAACATTTTGAGCGCCTGGCGGGCTATTCTAAATATCATTTATTCAATCGCCTGTGGGGGCCGCTGCAAGATACCTTTGCCTTCCGGTGGATGCGCAAGCGGTACATCCGGTACCAGATAGCCGAACAACAGCAAAAAGTAATCTTGCAACCCCAGCATGACTAACACTAATTATCTGATATATGGCATTGGTTTACTGGCCCAGTTGTTATTTTCGGCCCGGTTGCTCGTGCAATGGGTGCAATCCGAAAAAGCCGGCAAAGTTTTATCGCCCGGTTCTTTCTGGACCACCAGCATTATGGCTTCTATCCTGCTGATGCTTTATGGTGCGCTGCGCGACGATGTGGTAATTATTGGGGGACAGGTTATCTCGTATTTTATTTACCTGCGCAATTTAAAATTAAAAAATATCTGGCAGGATGTTCCTTTTGCGATACGCTGGTTAGCCATTCTTTTTCCGTTTATTAGCTTTGCCTGGTTGCTCTTATACGATAATCATACCTGGGCTTCGCTCATGGCGCACAGCCGTATTTCGGGAGCTTTAATTGCCTGGGGTGGCTTAGGCCAAGTTGTTTTTACTTTGCGTTTTGTGTACCAATGGTATTATTCCGAAAAAAAACAACAATCCCTAATACCCAATGGATTTTGGCTTATAAGCTTAATTGGGAGTTTAATGATTATGTCGTATGCGGTTTTCCGGCTCGATCCTATTCTTTTTATCGGCCAAATATTTGGGGTAGTGGTATACGTCCGCAATTTTAGCATTGGCTCACGGGCGCAAAAACAAGCAACAACTATCCAGGATCCAGAAGCAACTTCCCAGCCGGCACCCGTCAGTAGTTCGGCCCGGGCACCTAAGTAAATGGCTAAGAGCAGCGGTACCCTTTTTTTTAATTTTTAAATGCCCCAGATACGTAACAAAACTACCTCTCTATTACAAAACACCGCGGTTCAGGTTACTTTGCTGATGTTGGTACTGTACGCCACCTTTTTTCAGAACCTGCAAGCTCTTGAACCATCGTTAATGGAAGCCCGCAACTTTATAACCGTGCGGGAAATTACCCAAAACGGTACCTGGCTGATACCTACTTTAAACGGACAGCCGCGTCTGGCTAAACCCCCTTTACCTACCTGGCTCACGGCTTTTTCTATTTTGGGGGCTGATGACTTATACGATTTGGCCGCGCTGCGATTTCCGGCCGCTTGTGTTTCGGCGCTGCTGGTTTTTTTCTTGTACTTGTTTACCCGTAGGCTCACCCGCGACCGGTATTTGCCGTTCCTGGCGGGGTTAGTACTGGCTACTTCTTTTTCTTTTTTTAATATTGGTCGGCAAGGTACCTGGGATATTTACTGCCATTCGTTTATGATGGGCGGTATTTGGTTGTTAGTAACGGGTTTGCAAGCAGAAAACAAAGCCTGGGGTATTTTTGCAGGCAGTGGTTTATTAATGGGCTTCTCTTTTTTAAGTAAAGGCCCGGTTTCTTTTTATGCTTTATTACTTCCGTTTTTAATAAGCTATGCTTGGGGTTATGGCACGAGTAACTTAAAAAAACACCGAACCGGAATAATAATAGTTACCATCATCTGCTTACTGGTTAGTCTAGCCTGGCCCTTTTATGTTTACCTGCAGGAACCAGCCAGAATGGCTACCAACATTTCCAATGAGAGTACGGCCTGGGTAAACCGGCACGTAAAGCCTTTCTGGTTTTATATCAGTTTTCCGTGGCAGGCCGGCATCTGGGCTATTTTCGCGGTAACGGCTTTAGTGATACCCTACGCTCGGCGGCGCATTGCACTTTATGGGAATTACCGGTTTCTGAGTAGTTGGGTATTTAGCTGCTTTATATTGTTATCGCTGATTCCGGAAAAAAAAGAGCGTTACTTACTTCCTTTGCTCATGCCTTTAGCTTTGCTTACCGCATATTACCTGCGGTATATGTGGGAAGTTTTTCAAAATAAAGCGGCTACCAAATCCGACCGCGTTGTATTTCTAATTAACACGGTGGTTTATGTATTAATCTCGCTTGCCCTGCCGGTAATGCTTTACATCTTAGGATACCAGCACAATTTAATTACTACAACTACTTTAATCTGGAGCAGTTGTTTGTTTCTGATCCTGGCAGTATGCTTCGTGCAGTTTTTTTTAAAAAAAGACTTTCGATTGTTTTTAGCGGCAGCCGTAATTTTGCATGTAGTAGCTCTTTTCTTTTTAATACCGCGTTACCAGAGCCTGGTGCACCCAGTAAAAAATTACGTGGGATTAGATCAAGTTCGGCAAATCAAAGAACTACACGTAGTTCCGTTTTATGCCGTACAGGAAATATCGCCGGAGCATATTTGGGAAGTGGGTAAACAAGTAGATACCATATCCTGGAACCGCCAGCAACTGCAACTACCCAAAACGCTGCCAGCCGCCATTTTTTCTAAATTTGCGCTTAATCGGGGCATGTTACCCCAGTTCAACTTACGCTTACAAAAAATTGGACGGTACCAGTACGATCGCCGGCACCCGGAAAGAGTGTATTATGTTTATTACCTAACGGCGGGTAAGCAAACCGCTAGCGATCGCTAAAATTATAGGAGTGCGTATCGCTGTTTACTTTTTCTAATAGCTTGCTGCGAAATTCACCGGGAGTTACACCGTAGTATTTTTTAAATAATTTATTTAAATGGCTGCCATCCGTAAAGCCGAATTCGTAAGTAATCTGCGAAATGCTGCGGTTGCTGAACTGCAACCGGTGCTGAATCATTTTAAGTTTGTATTTTAGGATATATTGCTGCAACGATTCGCCGGTTTGCCTTTTGAAAAAAATGCTTAAATACCCCGCGGAATAATTGAATTTTTCAACTAATTGCTCTATCCGCAGCTGCTCGGGTTGCTGAATGTTTTGGCTGATGTAAGATAAAATTTCTTCAATCAGCTGGGCGCTTTTGGGGTCTTTAGCCGCCACTCCTTTTTCCTGAACTACGTTCCGGGCCAATATACCCAAAATAGCTTTCATCAGGCTGTTCATGATTAACTCGTAAGAGCTTTCGGAACTGCGTTCATACTCCTGCAACAATACCGGGAGCAAGTGTTCTATCGTTTCTTTTTCTTTAGCATCCGAAACCAAACTGCCGCAGGATTGATAAGGGGCATTTAACAATAAGTGCACCGTCCGGGGCCAATTAGGTCCGGTTGGAATAACGGGTTCCTGCACAAAGGCTTCCGTAAAACGCAGGTAGCAAAAAGTGGTAATTTCTTCTATCAGAAAGTAATGGTAATCTTCCGGGCCTAGTAAGAAAACATCGCCGGCCGCATAATTAAAAGTGTTGCCATTAATAAAATGCTGGCCTTGGCCGCTCCGGATAAAAATTATTTCAAAATAACTGTGTTTATGTACCGGGTGCTGCCATTCGGCGGCCGTAAATACATAAATATTAAAGGGTTCGTATTGAATGTAGCGCTTCATGTATGTAGCTACTGGTAAAAAGTTATTAGGGTAATTACTGGAGGTGATGTTATTCTCTGCTTGGCTGCTTTAGGAGTTAGTTAGGGGTAATTTTAATTTTGTTCTTTTAAAAAAATTAACAGTTTATCAATGTCCTGTAGGGCTTGCTGCTGGGCTAAGTTAAAATTGTCTTGTAAGTGCGATTCATTTTTAATAAAATCTACTGATAAGTACTTATCCGGATTGCGGGAAAGGGTAGTAAACGGGCCGTAATTTTGTAGGTGGTCTTCTAAGGGTAGTAATAACTGTAGCGCATCTTCAATTAAACTACGTAGCACAAAAACGTTTCCCCGGCTATAGCGCAAAAAATTAATCTGAAATTTTATTCTTTCCATTTCGGCACCCTTATCCATACAAAGCGCAATTTTTAGTCAATATAGTCATTATTACATTGGTAAAAGAACATAAATTTAAAATATAAGCGGCAATTGCAATAGGTAGTTCCTATTAAAAAGATTTGAATTTAGAACCGAGTAAAAGTTTATTTGCCTACGCCCGTTAAGGATGAAGTAGAATTAAATGCTCATATAATTATTTGACTGCTATCTAAAATTTTAACTCGCCAGGAAAGTCGTCCTAAGACTATTTACTTAATCCATTTACTTAACTAGGCCGGGTTAGTTGGTTTTTAATGGTATTTTTTAATTATCTGCATTATTTTATCGAACAAAGCCGTGTTTTCGTATACTCCCCGAAAATCCAGAGAATG
Proteins encoded in this window:
- a CDS encoding ArnT family glycosyltransferase; its protein translation is MPQIRNKTTSLLQNTAVQVTLLMLVLYATFFQNLQALEPSLMEARNFITVREITQNGTWLIPTLNGQPRLAKPPLPTWLTAFSILGADDLYDLAALRFPAACVSALLVFFLYLFTRRLTRDRYLPFLAGLVLATSFSFFNIGRQGTWDIYCHSFMMGGIWLLVTGLQAENKAWGIFAGSGLLMGFSFLSKGPVSFYALLLPFLISYAWGYGTSNLKKHRTGIIIVTIICLLVSLAWPFYVYLQEPARMATNISNESTAWVNRHVKPFWFYISFPWQAGIWAIFAVTALVIPYARRRIALYGNYRFLSSWVFSCFILLSLIPEKKERYLLPLLMPLALLTAYYLRYMWEVFQNKAATKSDRVVFLINTVVYVLISLALPVMLYILGYQHNLITTTTLIWSSCLFLILAVCFVQFFLKKDFRLFLAAAVILHVVALFFLIPRYQSLVHPVKNYVGLDQVRQIKELHVVPFYAVQEISPEHIWEVGKQVDTISWNRQQLQLPKTLPAAIFSKFALNRGMLPQFNLRLQKIGRYQYDRRHPERVYYVYYLTAGKQTASDR
- a CDS encoding lipid-A-disaccharide synthase N-terminal domain-containing protein, producing MTNTNYLIYGIGLLAQLLFSARLLVQWVQSEKAGKVLSPGSFWTTSIMASILLMLYGALRDDVVIIGGQVISYFIYLRNLKLKNIWQDVPFAIRWLAILFPFISFAWLLLYDNHTWASLMAHSRISGALIAWGGLGQVVFTLRFVYQWYYSEKKQQSLIPNGFWLISLIGSLMIMSYAVFRLDPILFIGQIFGVVVYVRNFSIGSRAQKQATTIQDPEATSQPAPVSSSARAPK
- a CDS encoding DUF6252 family protein; the encoded protein is MLNGKAWTPKGNNGTSNYDVSFDPTFDGGTFDLRTYRYPDKSGKNQYLILYAFHLSTSGTYSFSNKRSSGVSYTDHKTGCEYASRDSINTYSSGTLTITKLDLNQRIISGKFEFTLAKPGCDTIKVTDGRFDKKL
- a CDS encoding M1 family metallopeptidase, which encodes MKHFFLALLFTGSLSTASWAQIKNNPESNHGNKFEQLGTIIQDPNMYRSASGAPGPRYWQQRADYDIDVELDDQKQRIAGSETVTYYNNSPDPLSYIWLQLDENEHNPKSDNQKFDESSMKEKMSIADVQAIMGHNQDLGVKIEKLTDGSGKALKYTINQTMLRMELPKTLKPGERFKFKVNWNYNISDRMTIAGRGGYEYFAEDGNYLYTISQWYPRLAVYSDFQGWQNKQFTGRGEFALTFGNFKVNITTPADHVVGATGECQNYSKMLTSAQLKRWNQSKNATSPVEIVTLDEVKDMMKVKSTKKKTWTYVATNVRDFAFVSSRRIVWDAMGTNVEGKKVMAMSYYGPEAYPLYNRYSTKVVAHTLKSYSKHSIAYPYPVAISVEAANGMEYPMICFNYGRAEKDGTYSEATKYGMIGVIIHEVGHNFFPMIVNSDERQWTWMDEGLNTFLQYLAEQEWDNNYPSQRGPAHKIVDYMRLPKDQLEPIMTNSENIVRFGPNAYAKPATALNVLRETIMGRELFDYAFKQYAKRWAFKHPTPADLFRTMEDASAVDLDWFWRGWFFGIDPVDIAISDVKYYRLDTKNPEVENLEAKAARERTEYNIGRERNRQEGTKFAVEQDTSLQDFYNKWDRFAVTPATRSAFNEYYAGLTPEEKALYDTKTNFYEVDFANVGGLVAPLILEWTYVDGTKEIERISPYIWRKNENKITKVFAKAKEVKSIKLDPFRETADIEENNNSWPTEYAPSKFELFKQKTAPRGSSTGANPMQQNRQSPNQVKQ
- a CDS encoding NAD-dependent epimerase/dehydratase family protein → MSVTQRILVTGSAGFIGHHLLLALAKLPYLVYGLDSVNNYYDPELKTGRLKVQGFESNNVPENTVVASQQYANVFFTKLDLIDAPALSKLFEEQNFDIVINLAAQAGVRHSMEDPQSYVASNLVGFANLLECCRRFKIKHLLFASSSSVYGNNSQIPFATTHATDTPVSFYAATKKANEVMAHSYAHLYQIPTTGLRFFTVYGPWGRPDMAYYSFTKAIMAETPIKIYNHGNMLRDFTYVDDVVQSIIRLISLAPALSSSPGAPFKILNIGNSKPEQLLELISLLEKLLQKKAILDLQPMPPGDVPTTYADVSELEALTNFRPNTSLEAGLIEFISWYTRYSENNYLPVR
- a CDS encoding dihydrofolate reductase family protein — protein: MRKLKLYSAASLDNKIARKDGAIDWLPDPNAGEGYGYQNFLATVDTLLMGYKTYEVCVGFGEWP
- a CDS encoding glycosyltransferase family 2 protein — protein: MTLIAPLKKLLSLTIIVPVYNEEECLVRFCDAMDPFLQQSPMPTQVLFVNDGSRDNSLQEIKKICKNKEAYNFISLDKNYGLSTAFKAGIDHAQSTYIGYIDSDLQTSPLDFLKFFPFLAEYQMVNGIRQKRKDTFVKKISSKIANSFRRRMIQDGIADTGCPLKIMDATYAKNVPFFTGMHRFLPALFQLQGGRVKQVPVQHFERLAGYSKYHLFNRLWGPLQDTFAFRWMRKRYIRYQIAEQQQKVILQPQHD
- a CDS encoding DUF6702 family protein, whose protein sequence is MLSFIIILLLHVSSGLHPFFVSITEIRQNEKTKNLEVSSRIFFDDLEKTLEKKYKVKVNILKPENPRQVNELIASYLQERLQIRVNGKLVKLKYLGFEIEEEAAWCYLEAPQTTLLKRLDIEDAILFDAHPLQQNMVHVTVGNKRLSTKLDNPESRYTFQF
- a CDS encoding dihydrofolate reductase family protein, whose product is MKTVIPEAQVVNPDPVTFTQELLYQKGQDIWLLGGGEIITLLHNAGLIDEYILAFIPIILGEGIALFPNGQNQENLKLSKHQVYSNGVVMLYFSKSLPQETTLT
- a CDS encoding DMT family transporter — its product is MFEVGFTTCLKLSNNFPNYLWAAGLFICITMSFLVLNKAIQTTPMRTAYAIWTGTGLKEP
- a CDS encoding AraC family transcriptional regulator; translated protein: MKRYIQYEPFNIYVFTAAEWQHPVHKHSYFEIIFIRSGQGQHFINGNTFNYAAGDVFLLGPEDYHYFLIEEITTFCYLRFTEAFVQEPVIPTGPNWPRTVHLLLNAPYQSCGSLVSDAKEKETIEHLLPVLLQEYERSSESSYELIMNSLMKAILGILARNVVQEKGVAAKDPKSAQLIEEILSYISQNIQQPEQLRIEQLVEKFNYSAGYLSIFFKRQTGESLQQYILKYKLKMIQHRLQFSNRSISQITYEFGFTDGSHLNKLFKKYYGVTPGEFRSKLLEKVNSDTHSYNFSDR
- a CDS encoding HupE/UreJ family protein, whose amino-acid sequence is MTDFSLYFQLGWEHILDWQGYDHILFVCALCGIYSWHNWRSVLMLVTAFTLGHSVTLALSVLHFFKISSSWIEFLIPVSIVITCLTNILKKHNWGKFVRVPYVLAMLFGFIHGLGFSNYLKSLLGRDSNIVAELFSFNLGLEGGQFLIVLVILFLSFIFTEILKAPQREWNLFLSSAIFGISFMMALERLAALIN